The Flavobacterium psychrotrophum region ATCATCGAATTAAACCACATGCTCCACCGCTTGTGCGGGCCCCCGTCAATTCCTTTGAGTTTCAGGCTTGCGCCCGTACTCCCCAGGTGGGATACTTATCACTTTCGCTTAGCCACTCAGTCTTACGACCAAACAGCTAGTATCCATCGTTTACGGCGTGGACTACCAGGGTATCTAATCCTGTTCGCTCCCCACGCTTTCGTCCATCAGCGTCAATCCATTGTTAGTAACCTGCCTTCGCAATTGGTATTCCATGTAATATCTAAGCATTTCACCGCTACACTACATATTCTAGTTACTTCACAATAATTCAAGTTCTACAGTATCAATGGCAGTTCGACAGTTGAGCTGCCGGATTTCACCACTGACTTATAAAACCGCCTACGGACCCTTTAAACCCAATGATTCCGGATAACGCTTGGATCCTCCGTATTACCGCGGCTGCTGGCACGGAGTTAGCCGATCCTTATTCTTACGGTACCGTCAAGCTGCTACACGTAGCAGTGTTTCTTCCCGTACAAAAGCAGTTTACACACCATAGATGCGTCATCCTGCACGCGGCATGGCTGGTTCAGGCTCTCGCCCATTGACCAATATTCCTCACTGCTGCCTCCCGTAGGAGTCTGGTCCGTGTCTCAGTACCAGTGTGGGGGATCTCCCTCTCAGGACCCCTACCCATCATTGTCTTGGTGTGCCGTTACCACACCAACTAACTAATGGGACGCATGCTCATCTTGTACCGTTGGAACTTTAATAATCAAGTGATGCCACTCAAATATACTATGGGGTATTAATCCAAATTTCTCTGGGCTATCCCCCTGTACAAGGTAGATTGCATACGCGTTACGCACCCGTGCGCCGGTCTCAAAGTCCGAAGACTTCTACCCCTCGACTTGCATGTGTTAGGCCTGCCGCTAGCGTTCATCCTGAGCCAGGATCAAACTCTTCATCGTATATTTTTATATTTTTACGACCTTTGTTGCTAGGTATTCTTTAATTCAATAAAAGCTAGTAGTCTTACTCTCTCTTATGCTGTCAATCCAATATGTCTATGAACGTGTCTTTCTGTTTGTCATTTAAAGATTTAAAATTTAAAGATTCAAATATTGTTTCTTTATCTTCTCATTCTCTAAGCGGCTGCAAAACTACAACTTCTTTTTAAACTCACAAGCTTTTTTTTGAAAATTTATTTTCTTTATTTTAACTTCGTTTTAAAGTCTGTTTCGCTTTTCAAGCTATCCCGCTTCTCGCGGTTTGGGAGGGCAAAGATACTATCTTTTCCTTTTCAATTCCAAGCTTTTTTTAAACTTTTTTTTCGATGCTTTTTTTAAAGGCTTTTCATAACTCATATATATGAGTAAATGATTTCTTTTCAAATCCGTCTCGTGTTTCAGTCTCTCAAAGTACGTCGCCGTAGTTGCGGGTGCAAAAGTAGTAAACTTTTTCTCTTCTCCTAATGTTTTTCTAACTTTTTTCAAATTTATTTCGAAGCGGATAACCAGTATTTACTGGGTTTTCCTGAAGTTTAGAAGCTAAGATCGTTTGCCGTAGTTGCGGGTGCAAAAGTAGTAAACTTTTCGTTATCTTCTAATCTTTTTTTTACTTTTTTTTGAAAGTGGTTTCCGGTTAAAAACCTTCTGCCTTATTAGTGTCATCGTGGTAAAGAACGTCTGCTGTGATGCGGGTGCAAATCTACAACTCTTTTTATCTTTTACAAGCCTTTTAAACCCCTTTTTTGAAACTTTATCTTAACGTTCTATTAACGTGGGCGTTGGGAGGGGAAGTTTTTTTATCTTTTGAATGATTTATAACTAAAAAGGCTCTTTTGATCGTGTTTGTTCAAAAATAACAGGGTTTTGAGAAACGATTTTGTGGAGTTTGTAAAGGAATATATGCAATATGGTGCTTTATGCTTTATATCATTACCATATGTATTGAGCTACCATAAAACTATTAAGAAGCGATCGCTCCTTAATATATAGATGAAAGTTTATCGAATAATTTATTCGAATCGGATGGCTTTTACCGGAGATATCCTGGTAATTATATAAGATGGTATAAGCAATAGCAGCAGGCACACCAAAATTGTACCCGCATTTATTATTAATATTGCCGGTACATCTATAGTTACAGGTGCAACGCTTACATAATAATTTTCCGGACGCAGCTTTACTACACCAAAATATTTTTGCCCAAGTAGTAATATAAAACTAATAGCATTACCCCACAATAATCCTTTCAAGATAAGATAAGCGGCATTGTATAGAAATATTTTGCGTACACTCCAGTTGTTAGCCCCTAACGCTTTTAGCATTCCCACCATTTGAGTACGCTCCAGTATGAGCACAAGCAACGCAACAACCATATTAATAGTGGCGACAATAATCATAATAACAATGATTACTATAATATTTACATCAAACAGGTCGAGCCAGTCGAATATGTTTACATACTTTTCTTTTATGGTAACACTGTTTAGCGTGCTGGGTATCGACTTGTACACCTCTTCCCCCTTTTGCTGTAACTGGGTAAAATCATCAATAAATACTTCAAAAGACCCCACTTGTTCTGCATTCCATTTATTAATGCGCTGCACATGGCGGATATCTCCCAACACATAAGTAGCATCAAATTCCTGGAAACCGGAGTTATAAACCCCCACAAGTTCAAATATCCTGAGGTTTGGCATACCGTTACCCCCTTCTTTCATAAAAAAGGTATTGAACTTATCTCCTACTTTAAGCTCAAGCTTGTTTGCAAGGTATTCTGAAATTACAACCTCTTCATTAAGTTTACCCAATAAAGCGGGCACACGCCCTTTAGTAATATATTCTTTTATAGCATCCCACTTATAATCTTTACCCACACCTTTAAAAATCACCCCTTCAAAAGTAGTTTCGGTTCTAATAATACCCGCCTTACTGGCTACTGCCTGCACATGGCTTATACCCTGAACATCTTTAAACTTAGGATAAAAAGGCTGTTTTATAGAAATAGGCGCCACACTAACCTCACTCTGGTTATCGTCATAATTAGAAATTAGTATGTTACCATTAAAGGCCGATACCTTTTCGCGTATCTTATCCTGAAGTCCAAATCCTGTAGCGATAGCCACCATCATCATTACTATACCGGTAGCAATGGCAATAATGGCAATTTTTATTATTGGGGCAGATATACTACTTTTATGGTGTTTTGCAGTAAACAGCCTGCGGG contains the following coding sequences:
- a CDS encoding ABC transporter permease, translated to MNLEYFIARRLFTAKHHKSSISAPIIKIAIIAIATGIVMMMVAIATGFGLQDKIREKVSAFNGNILISNYDDNQSEVSVAPISIKQPFYPKFKDVQGISHVQAVASKAGIIRTETTFEGVIFKGVGKDYKWDAIKEYITKGRVPALLGKLNEEVVISEYLANKLELKVGDKFNTFFMKEGGNGMPNLRIFELVGVYNSGFQEFDATYVLGDIRHVQRINKWNAEQVGSFEVFIDDFTQLQQKGEEVYKSIPSTLNSVTIKEKYVNIFDWLDLFDVNIIVIIVIMIIVATINMVVALLVLILERTQMVGMLKALGANNWSVRKIFLYNAAYLILKGLLWGNAISFILLLGQKYFGVVKLRPENYYVSVAPVTIDVPAILIINAGTILVCLLLLLIPSYIITRISPVKAIRFE